The following proteins are co-located in the Pyxicephalus adspersus chromosome Z, UCB_Pads_2.0, whole genome shotgun sequence genome:
- the TBCB gene encoding tubulin-folding cofactor B isoform X2, translating to MSTVIVSSSPVVTVRVSSSLNSFTAEKRLDRGLTLAELKCKLELVVGSPASCMDLKLFSVDNNFIQNLDQDDALLGSYPVDDGCRIHVIDKSGAKVGEFEDLSRVEKYEISNDAYEKRSDSVRSFLKRNRLGKFNEEEASQKAAEQQHKLEEERLAAESITAGSRCEVRVAGQPTKRGTVMYVGLTDFKPGHWVGVKYDEPFGKHDGSVEGKRYFECAPKYGAFVKPQYVVVGDFPEEDYGLDDEM from the exons ATGAGCACCGTCATTGTCAGCTCATCCCCGGTGGTCACCGTCAGGGTCAGCAGCAGCCTGAACTCATTTACAGCAGAGAAGAGGCTGGACAGAGGCCTGACGCTTGCCGAATTAAAA TGCAAGCTAGAGCTGGTGGTCGGGTCTCCGGCTTCTTGTATGGACTTAAAGTTATTCAGTGTAGATAATAACTTCATCCAGAACCTGGACCAGGATGATGCACTACTAGGCTCTTACCCTGTCGATGATGGCTGCAGAATCCAT gtaatTGATAAGAGCGGTGCTAAAGTGGGGGAATTTGAAGATCTGTCCAGGGTGGAGAAATATGAAATTTCAAATGATGCATACGAAAAACGATCAG ACTCAGTACGGTCTTTCCTGAAGAGGAATAGGTTGGGAAAGTTTAATGAAGAGGAGGCAAGTCAGAAAGCAGCAGAGCAGCAACACAAACTAGAAGAGGAAAGGCTGGCAGCTGAATCAATTACAGCAGGATCTCGATGTGAGGTGCGGGTGGCTGGACAACCAACTAAGCGGGGCACAGTTATGTATGTTG gtctaACTGACTTTAAACCAGGACACTGGGTTGGTGTTAAGTATGATGAACCATTTGGAAAGCATGATGGAAG tGTTGAAGGAAAGCGTTACTTCGAATGTGCTCCAAAGTATGGTGCTTTTGTAAAACCACAATATGTGGTTGTTGGGGATTTCCCAGAAGAGGATTATGGCCTTGATGATGAAATGTGA
- the TBCB gene encoding tubulin-folding cofactor B isoform X1, with amino-acid sequence MSTVIVSSSPVVTVRVSSSLNSFTAEKRLDRGLTLAELKCKLELVVGSPASCMDLKLFSVDNNFIQNLDQDDALLGSYPVDDGCRIHVIDKSGAKVGEFEDLSRVEKYEISNDAYEKRSDSVRSFLKRNRLGKFNEEEASQKAAEQQHKLEEERLAAESITAGSRCEVRVAGQPTKRGTVMYVGLTDFKPGHWVGVKYDEPFGKHDGSVEGKRYFECAPKYGAFVKPQYVVVGDFPEEDYGLDDEM; translated from the exons ATGAGCACCGTCATTGTCAGCTCATCCCCGGTGGTCACCGTCAGGGTCAGCAGCAGCCTGAACTCATTTACAGCAGAGAAGAGGCTGGACAGAGGCCTGACGCTTGCCGAATTAAAA TGCAAGCTAGAGCTGGTGGTCGGGTCTCCGGCTTCTTGTATGGACTTAAAGTTATTCAGTGTAGATAATAACTTCATCCAGAACCTGGACCAGGATGATGCACTACTAGGCTCTTACCCTGTCGATGATGGCTGCAGAATCCAT gtaatTGATAAGAGCGGTGCTAAAGTGGGGGAATTTGAAGATCTGTCCAGGGTGGAGAAATATGAAATTTCAAATGATGCATACGAAAAACGATCAG ACTCAGTACGGTCTTTCCTGAAGAGGAATAGGTTGGGAAAGTTTAATGAAGAGGAGGCAAGTCAGAAAGCAGCAGAGCAGCAACACAAACTAGAAGAGGAAAGGCTGGCAGCTGAATCAATTACAGCAGGATCTCGATGTGAGGTGCGGGTGGCTGGACAACCAACTAAGCGGGGCACAGTTATGTATGTTG gtctaACTGACTTTAAACCAGGACACTGGGTTGGTGTTAAGTATGATGAACCATTTGGAAAGCACGATGGAAG tGTTGAAGGAAAGCGTTACTTCGAATGTGCTCCAAAGTATGGTGCTTTTGTAAAACCACAATATGTGGTTGTTGGGGATTTCCCAGAAGAGGATTATGGCCTTGATGATGAAATGTGA